In one Echinicola marina genomic region, the following are encoded:
- a CDS encoding BT_3987 domain-containing protein yields the protein MKKILIIMLALLSSCGFEDYDIQYGVTSVYFYNQEYNRNIVVGEGLNLKVGSMLTGVLENDTDRLVEFVINGELVTGSNKTLLPGSLYTLDNASSFTIPKGEFIGFLGVKLDSAEFVNDPKAVTGEYVLPVQITNCNEVDSVNAVKNTILVSVSYWAKQHGNYYYSGRTIRKEAGSTVDTLTYKNNTTNAESIRQLITVNANTLELRADETGVSNDPGKGAFSLNITVPTYGGGKAEISPSPNSAITVEADGESSYIEDSKTFYLNYKWNDGTYDCYSTDTLVFRNRVRDVQADGQGVNEWRGF from the coding sequence ATGAAAAAGATACTAATAATAATGTTGGCCCTGCTGAGCAGCTGTGGCTTTGAGGATTATGATATACAATATGGCGTAACTTCTGTATATTTTTATAATCAGGAATATAACAGAAACATTGTTGTGGGTGAAGGGTTAAACCTGAAGGTTGGCTCCATGCTTACAGGTGTGTTGGAAAATGATACCGACCGATTGGTGGAATTTGTCATTAACGGGGAACTGGTGACCGGTTCCAATAAAACATTATTGCCGGGGAGTTTATATACATTGGACAATGCAAGTTCCTTTACTATTCCAAAAGGGGAATTTATTGGCTTTTTAGGGGTGAAGTTGGATTCGGCAGAATTTGTCAATGACCCCAAAGCGGTAACAGGTGAATATGTTTTACCTGTCCAAATCACCAATTGTAATGAGGTGGATTCGGTCAATGCCGTAAAGAATACCATTCTAGTGTCGGTCAGCTATTGGGCAAAGCAACATGGGAACTATTACTATTCAGGTAGGACCATCAGGAAAGAAGCGGGCAGTACTGTGGACACCTTGACCTATAAGAATAACACCACCAATGCAGAAAGTATCAGGCAGCTCATTACAGTAAACGCAAACACATTGGAACTGCGTGCAGATGAAACAGGGGTGAGCAATGATCCTGGAAAGGGCGCTTTTAGCCTTAATATAACCGTTCCTACATATGGAGGAGGTAAAGCGGAAATTAGCCCTTCCCCAAATTCAGCTATTACGGTGGAAGCAGATGGAGAGTCTTCTTACATCGAGGATTCAAAGACATTTTACCTCAATTATAAGTGGAATGATGGAACCTATGATTGCTATTCGACCGACACATTGGTGTTTAGAAATAGGGTCCGAGATGTGCAGGCCGACGGCCAGGGTGTAAACGAATGGAGAGGGTTTTGA
- a CDS encoding RagB/SusD family nutrient uptake outer membrane protein, which produces MRKIKHFIVVLLAWSGMTGCTEFLDPMIDGTITEEEAFANHAYFSGLLNEVYFNLPNLYDIGMDCATDNAVFNDYSANYLKASTGMLSPMFNPFDNWVGSYRNIRRLNQFLDKMVLDPSKPYLTPVRFTKLGTPADSLDNINTFYRLLGEAYFLRAYNEFQLLQAYGGEGANGELLGFPIVTEVLEVDEDLDLPRDSYDDCVKQIIADCDMAIKHLPIQYKGNNAVLGESMNGRASGISAMALKARTLLYAASPAFNSGNDRSKWEEAARAAGKAIVELGGLTNLAGVNEFYFTRLNDKRFDIKDQFLRGAVLNNNNAYENDHYPPSMYGNGRVNPSQNYVDAFPDHEGYPISASASYDPADPYLKRDPRLKQFVAVNGSSLGPNNYHTVETFVGGADAFNPSRNTTRSGYYLKKLLRSGNVRLIPGNQSSTSRATVLLGLPELYLNYAEAASEAWGATMDPEGYGFTAAQTISKIHQRYGASDIYMNKEAIMDPMKFRELVRNERRLELSFEGHYYWDLRRWLQNGEDLSSINKDVYGVKITQENDGALTYDKFLLEKKTFASPFTPIPYNLLYSSSRLVQNKGWN; this is translated from the coding sequence ATGAGAAAGATAAAGCATTTTATAGTAGTACTGTTGGCATGGAGTGGGATGACAGGGTGTACTGAATTCCTGGACCCAATGATCGATGGTACCATCACCGAGGAAGAGGCTTTTGCCAACCATGCCTACTTCAGTGGCTTGCTTAACGAGGTATATTTTAATCTTCCCAACCTGTATGATATTGGAATGGACTGCGCTACTGATAATGCGGTTTTCAACGATTATAGTGCGAATTACCTGAAGGCCAGTACAGGCATGCTTTCCCCGATGTTTAATCCTTTTGATAACTGGGTAGGGAGTTACAGAAATATTCGGCGGTTAAATCAGTTTTTGGATAAAATGGTGCTTGATCCATCCAAACCTTATCTTACACCTGTACGATTTACCAAGCTGGGAACTCCTGCTGATAGCTTGGACAATATCAACACATTCTATAGGCTGTTGGGGGAGGCCTACTTCCTGAGAGCGTATAATGAGTTTCAATTACTTCAAGCCTATGGAGGAGAGGGAGCGAATGGTGAGTTGCTGGGATTTCCTATTGTAACCGAAGTCTTGGAGGTGGATGAAGACCTGGATCTTCCACGTGATAGCTATGACGATTGCGTAAAGCAAATTATTGCTGATTGCGACATGGCGATTAAACATTTACCCATCCAATACAAAGGCAATAATGCGGTGCTGGGTGAGTCCATGAATGGTAGGGCCAGTGGAATTTCAGCCATGGCCTTAAAGGCAAGGACTTTATTGTATGCGGCCAGTCCGGCTTTTAACAGCGGTAATGACCGTTCAAAATGGGAAGAAGCAGCAAGGGCAGCTGGTAAAGCCATAGTAGAACTAGGAGGACTGACCAATCTGGCGGGTGTCAATGAGTTTTATTTTACCCGATTGAATGATAAGCGTTTTGATATTAAGGATCAGTTCCTGAGAGGGGCTGTTTTGAATAATAACAACGCCTATGAAAATGACCATTATCCACCATCTATGTATGGTAATGGCCGGGTAAATCCTTCTCAAAACTATGTGGATGCTTTTCCTGATCATGAAGGTTATCCCATCAGCGCAAGTGCATCTTACGATCCTGCTGATCCATACTTAAAAAGAGATCCACGTTTAAAGCAGTTTGTGGCAGTTAATGGATCTTCTCTGGGACCAAATAATTACCATACGGTGGAAACTTTTGTGGGAGGGGCTGATGCTTTTAATCCATCCAGGAATACCACTAGATCCGGATATTACCTGAAAAAATTATTAAGGTCAGGTAATGTGAGGCTCATTCCGGGTAACCAAAGTTCCACCTCTAGGGCTACGGTGCTTCTTGGACTTCCTGAGCTTTATTTGAATTATGCAGAAGCAGCCTCAGAGGCTTGGGGGGCGACAATGGATCCCGAAGGCTATGGCTTCACCGCTGCCCAGACCATCTCCAAAATCCACCAACGTTATGGTGCAAGTGATATTTATATGAATAAGGAGGCCATAATGGACCCTATGAAATTTAGGGAACTGGTGAGGAATGAAAGAAGGCTAGAACTAAGTTTTGAAGGACACTATTACTGGGATTTGCGTCGCTGGCTCCAGAACGGAGAAGATTTATCCTCTATAAATAAGGACGTGTATGGAGTCAAAATCACTCAGGAGAATGATGGTGCATTGACCTATGATAAGTTTTTGCTTGAGAAGAAGACGTTTGCTTCACCCTTTACACCAATCCCTTATAATTTGCTGTATAGCTCTTCAAGGCTTGTGCAAAACAAAGGATGGAATTAA
- a CDS encoding SusC/RagA family TonB-linked outer membrane protein, which produces MKLKKIIYIFFAFLIIPCLTVEAQKGNGKKTIRTVAAQVVDSEGEALSAQVYSSEKRRVVGTNAEGHFTFKVPEGDILVIRSEGYHAKTLEISNDEVISGKIVLTKAPAFSGENHILYTPFDSTSERRSVGSYSVVKGEELESNPTLSLENALGGRLTGLWQWQGNMVPGWTSQNLSAVSPAWGGYVVIVDGVERPLDFLEPEIIESVQLLKDATFKSMYGGTQANGILLVKTKRGKVNRNGIRLNFQRGVHIPTRLPKYLNSYDYARYYNQALANDGFAPLYTEADLSAYRTGNSPYLYPDVDYYDEFLNKSMDITRMSTQMTGGNKDARYFAHLGYQSNGGLEKYTEYPHSEDIVTLRTNVDLNLKDFITLNAGFNGALQMRKTPNVSAADIIQSLSTLRPNEFPIRIPAELAGVVNREFVLGGTAEKQNNPYGLLTGRGYSERKASYIQSDLGLNVDLGQWVKGLSIRPFVTFDIYNVETATKAQTFAVYEPYMGEDDTINFQQWGEYSRQTGQSRSLAEVTRRFAVNFKSSYLRTFGEHSIKAYLNVFQSQLEVRNVHQNPRRQNFGTHLNYMYKNRYIAEIDVNTVGVNTFSPENRYGTFPAFGLGWILSEESFMKEVSFLDYLKLRGSYGILGSTGQYANGGFFADLYQDRWVSNGTYNGIGGDNYRLTLDHTGNPDLSFQKSYELNAGFDALLFKESTLLSFGYFNHKHTGLFSTLDNMIPGVIGRNEALPYVNHNEVKVFGLEGQIEHSRRIGKLKVSVGGNVTYSVARNVKPNEANFPAETHAGLIRKGTEIGSIFGYQSVGTFTDQEDIDNSPLQLTGNVRPGDLKYEDTNGDGVVDQRDQVVIGNSTPKLFYGVFLKLSYKGFNLDAYGMGNGMYKRLFDNSYYQIYGNRKYSAAVLTGLPNGNPHPQLSTILADNNFVNSSYWIGDGSYFKLRNVELGYTFSPDRISFLGLGGLKVFARGFNLLTLSKVKDMDPENIGAGIFNFPLATTITGGASISF; this is translated from the coding sequence ATGAAACTAAAAAAAATCATATATATTTTTTTCGCATTCCTTATCATTCCCTGTTTGACAGTGGAAGCACAAAAAGGAAATGGAAAAAAAACAATTCGTACAGTAGCCGCTCAGGTTGTTGATAGTGAAGGAGAGGCACTGAGTGCACAGGTATATTCTTCTGAGAAAAGGAGAGTAGTTGGTACCAATGCAGAGGGACATTTTACTTTTAAAGTGCCAGAAGGCGATATTTTGGTGATAAGATCAGAGGGATATCATGCCAAAACCTTAGAGATATCCAATGATGAAGTAATTTCCGGTAAAATTGTCTTGACCAAGGCACCCGCATTTTCGGGTGAAAACCATATTCTTTATACCCCCTTTGATAGTACATCGGAGAGGAGAAGTGTGGGGTCTTATTCGGTTGTAAAAGGAGAAGAGCTGGAAAGTAATCCTACTTTAAGTTTGGAAAATGCTTTGGGGGGTCGTTTGACTGGATTATGGCAGTGGCAAGGTAATATGGTTCCTGGATGGACCAGTCAGAATTTGTCAGCTGTTTCTCCCGCATGGGGTGGTTATGTAGTGATCGTAGATGGGGTGGAAAGACCTTTGGATTTTCTAGAACCTGAGATCATAGAAAGTGTACAATTGTTAAAAGACGCCACTTTCAAGTCCATGTACGGAGGTACGCAGGCTAATGGCATTTTGTTGGTAAAGACCAAGCGTGGAAAGGTAAATAGAAACGGAATTAGGCTCAATTTTCAACGGGGCGTACATATTCCGACAAGGTTGCCGAAATACCTAAATTCTTATGACTATGCAAGGTATTATAATCAGGCCCTGGCCAATGACGGTTTTGCTCCATTGTATACAGAAGCAGATTTATCGGCTTATAGGACTGGAAATAGTCCCTATCTCTATCCTGATGTAGACTATTACGATGAGTTTCTGAATAAATCCATGGACATCACCAGGATGAGCACTCAGATGACGGGAGGTAATAAGGACGCCAGGTATTTTGCCCATTTGGGTTATCAATCTAATGGAGGTTTGGAAAAATATACCGAGTATCCACATAGCGAAGATATCGTTACTTTACGGACCAATGTCGATCTTAATCTTAAGGATTTTATTACCCTGAATGCAGGCTTCAATGGCGCCCTGCAAATGAGAAAAACACCGAATGTCAGTGCTGCTGATATTATTCAATCTTTGTCAACGCTTAGGCCAAATGAGTTTCCTATACGCATTCCGGCCGAGCTGGCAGGAGTGGTCAATCGCGAATTTGTATTGGGCGGTACCGCAGAAAAGCAGAATAATCCCTATGGACTGTTGACTGGCCGTGGTTATAGTGAGCGGAAAGCCAGTTATATCCAATCAGATTTGGGACTGAATGTAGACCTTGGCCAATGGGTAAAAGGCCTAAGCATTCGACCTTTTGTAACTTTTGACATCTATAATGTAGAAACCGCCACCAAAGCCCAGACCTTTGCGGTATATGAGCCTTATATGGGAGAAGATGATACCATCAATTTCCAACAGTGGGGAGAATATAGTAGACAAACTGGTCAGAGCAGAAGTCTGGCCGAAGTGACCAGAAGGTTTGCGGTGAACTTTAAGTCCAGTTACCTGAGAACATTTGGCGAACATTCCATTAAGGCCTATTTGAATGTATTCCAGTCACAACTTGAAGTGCGGAATGTTCACCAAAATCCACGTAGGCAGAACTTTGGTACCCACTTGAATTATATGTACAAAAACAGGTATATCGCTGAAATAGATGTGAATACCGTAGGGGTCAATACCTTTTCTCCCGAAAACCGTTATGGTACCTTCCCCGCTTTTGGCTTGGGCTGGATTCTTTCGGAAGAAAGTTTTATGAAGGAGGTATCCTTTCTTGATTACCTCAAGCTCAGGGGATCATATGGCATTTTAGGTTCAACGGGGCAATATGCCAATGGCGGCTTCTTTGCAGATCTTTACCAAGATAGATGGGTTTCTAATGGGACTTATAATGGTATTGGTGGCGATAATTATCGGCTTACCTTGGACCATACAGGAAATCCAGACCTTAGCTTCCAAAAATCCTATGAGTTGAATGCAGGGTTTGATGCATTGCTCTTCAAAGAGTCTACCTTGCTGTCGTTTGGTTATTTTAACCATAAGCATACAGGCTTGTTTTCAACATTGGACAATATGATTCCAGGTGTGATCGGGCGAAATGAAGCCCTGCCTTATGTCAACCACAATGAGGTAAAGGTATTTGGTCTGGAAGGTCAAATTGAACATTCCAGAAGGATCGGTAAGCTGAAAGTGAGTGTAGGTGGTAATGTGACTTATTCGGTGGCAAGAAATGTAAAACCAAACGAGGCTAATTTCCCCGCAGAAACCCATGCTGGATTGATCAGAAAAGGCACCGAGATTGGTAGCATATTCGGTTATCAGTCGGTGGGAACCTTTACAGATCAGGAGGATATAGACAATTCTCCTTTGCAACTCACCGGAAATGTGCGCCCTGGAGACCTTAAGTACGAGGATACCAATGGGGACGGAGTGGTAGATCAGCGTGACCAGGTGGTCATTGGAAACTCCACTCCAAAATTATTCTATGGAGTGTTTTTGAAATTAAGCTACAAAGGTTTTAACCTAGATGCTTACGGTATGGGAAATGGTATGTACAAACGGCTTTTTGATAATTCTTATTACCAGATTTATGGCAATAGAAAGTATTCTGCTGCAGTGTTGACTGGCTTGCCCAATGGGAATCCCCATCCTCAACTGTCTACGATTTTGGCAGATAATAATTTTGTGAATTCATCCTATTGGATAGGGGACGGTAGTTATTTCAAATTGAGAAATGTGGAGTTGGGGTACACCTTTTCTCCTGATAGGATTAGCTTTTTGGGACTGGGAGGTTTGAAAGTTTTTGCCAGGGGATTTAACCTGCTCACGCTTTCCAAGGTCAAGGATATGGACCCTGAAAATATCGGAGCGGGAATCTTTAATTTTCCTTTGGCCACGACTATAACCGGAGGAGCCTCTATATCCTTCTAA
- a CDS encoding RagB/SusD family nutrient uptake outer membrane protein — MKNILIFGILILSLISCESDFLDKQPESDGYTFESVFGDSVNYRSFVEDLVARPALKRHTANNSPQGDFDDISDNSISGATFTGVPSVQAAVGDFYALRTNGEATQAKNGTFENLWSKIRKANVGLSNIDYYPGSEQTKNRLIGICYFYRAESYFELIRRWGGMPYLYQPLNADDDMDLPRLGYQETMKRAAMDFDSASMYLPVKFPDSEWGFPTKVAAMGMKARALLYAASEFAMQDEGAEDLWEEAALAADAAIRASEEAGYGLVEMEDYYYLFKEQIESVYMKEVIYGRRYRHNWGSNSYRNRYRPPGQLSGNYGTQPNQLLVDCFEMQATGLPIDDPESGYNPQDPYIGRDPRFEESIIHNGQRIMNRNMQIWNVDNTQSPSTYGSPSLKYQGGDVIMGYTQTGYYNNKWMGKTFGSHLDMVWPDLRMSELYLNFAEAANEAWSSPAIKDGRCLYSAEEALNLVRNRAKMPNINSKFLDKAGFRERTRNERRIELCFEDHRLFDIRRWKIAHLPEYRDIWRMFISKVPTSEEYPTGFKYTKELLKTRVFEEKHYLFVIKLDDANIGANFNQNPGW, encoded by the coding sequence ATGAAAAATATATTAATATTCGGCATTTTGATTTTGTCCCTGATATCCTGTGAAAGTGATTTCTTGGACAAACAACCCGAGTCAGATGGTTATACATTTGAAAGTGTTTTTGGGGATTCTGTCAATTACAGGAGTTTTGTAGAAGACCTCGTGGCAAGGCCAGCCCTAAAAAGGCATACTGCCAATAATAGCCCACAGGGAGATTTTGATGATATATCTGACAATTCCATCTCCGGGGCCACATTTACAGGCGTACCTTCGGTACAAGCAGCTGTGGGAGACTTTTATGCCCTGCGCACAAACGGAGAAGCTACCCAAGCCAAAAATGGAACTTTTGAAAATTTATGGAGCAAGATCAGGAAGGCCAATGTAGGTCTGTCCAATATAGACTATTATCCCGGAAGTGAACAGACTAAAAATAGGCTTATAGGTATCTGTTATTTCTACAGAGCGGAGAGCTATTTTGAGTTGATTCGTCGATGGGGTGGGATGCCTTATCTTTATCAGCCCTTAAATGCGGATGATGATATGGACCTTCCACGTCTGGGCTATCAGGAGACCATGAAAAGGGCAGCAATGGACTTTGACTCTGCTTCCATGTATTTGCCTGTCAAATTCCCAGACAGCGAATGGGGATTTCCTACGAAAGTTGCTGCTATGGGTATGAAAGCAAGGGCATTATTATATGCTGCCAGCGAATTTGCCATGCAGGATGAGGGGGCAGAAGATCTTTGGGAAGAAGCGGCATTAGCAGCAGACGCAGCCATAAGAGCTTCTGAAGAGGCAGGCTATGGGCTGGTCGAGATGGAAGATTATTATTACTTGTTCAAGGAGCAGATCGAGAGTGTCTATATGAAGGAAGTCATATATGGACGGCGTTACCGACATAATTGGGGATCGAATTCCTATAGAAACCGCTATAGACCACCTGGACAACTCAGTGGTAACTATGGCACCCAACCCAATCAATTATTAGTGGACTGCTTTGAAATGCAGGCTACAGGCTTACCTATCGATGATCCAGAATCCGGCTATAATCCACAAGATCCCTACATTGGCCGTGATCCAAGATTTGAGGAATCCATCATTCATAATGGCCAAAGGATTATGAACAGGAACATGCAGATCTGGAACGTGGATAATACCCAAAGCCCTTCAACCTATGGCTCACCTAGCCTAAAATACCAGGGAGGAGATGTGATAATGGGATATACCCAAACGGGCTATTACAATAATAAATGGATGGGGAAGACATTTGGGTCACATCTGGATATGGTATGGCCTGACCTGAGAATGTCAGAATTGTACCTCAATTTTGCAGAGGCTGCAAATGAAGCCTGGAGCTCACCTGCCATAAAAGATGGTAGGTGCCTGTATTCTGCCGAGGAAGCACTCAATTTGGTTCGTAACCGTGCAAAGATGCCCAATATTAATTCCAAGTTTTTGGACAAAGCAGGATTTAGGGAAAGGACCAGAAATGAAAGAAGGATTGAGCTGTGTTTTGAGGACCATCGATTGTTTGATATCCGTCGCTGGAAGATTGCCCACCTTCCTGAATACAGGGATATCTGGAGAATGTTTATTTCCAAGGTTCCTACATCAGAGGAATATCCCACTGGTTTTAAATATACCAAGGAACTGCTCAAGACCAGGGTGTTCGAAGAAAAACACTACCTGTTTGTTATTAAACTGGACGATGCGAATATCGGGGCCAACTTTAATCAAAATCCAGGCTGGTAG
- a CDS encoding SusC/RagA family TonB-linked outer membrane protein, whose amino-acid sequence MKKTLPESVIFFTVKKLFLLLFLLFFLGPPIAYRAIGASNFFGSNHLAVPGDYPKMSDLKSAMEQTIKGRVLEKETGEPLPGVAIMLKGTSVGTITDLDGNYSLTIPEGQENPVLVFRSLGYLPIEMAVSGKSQIDVEMASSMENLDEVVVVGYGVQEKESSLASISQVTGEDLQKNGAVSLSNALTGRAPGVFTVQTSGEPGADAARLLIRGKSSWVDNSPLVLVDGVERNYNDIDPNEVETISILKDASATAVFGVKGANGVILITTKRGREGAIKLNYSSELSLKDPLLRRNMAGSYETALVMNEAYKNDGSWNSLIPESILEHYRVQDMPYIYPNTDWEEITIRDYGYAQKHNLNFSGGTKFAKIFTSLSYLYDGDIYKTIENPLYDPEFKYNRYNYRTNIDIDITSSTKLSLDAGGYVGVKNSPNETAGIRINRPIFMLGPMEIPPFYPASVLDQYPDHVFPDETGLRYSTTGIMNANNPYNALNNSGFRQVKTTELNTTLKLRQKLDFITEGLAVQGRLAYNHVEGYQKNYNVDEVAYKLLPDGTWERYKGRDNQDNHGPKLPISPGDEFINRGPFRSTYYEASINYARKFNRHDVTALFLGNRRTWQNDVDFPHYEEGIVGRVTYNYHKKYLVEVNMGLNGSEQFAPKHRYGFFPSYAVGWNLHNEDFVKSLFPFLTKAKARYSYGEVGYDGAGGQRWLYTSTYVNGGTNPENYLPGTKSNSGYNITPILEGQVANINATWERAIKQDLGFEFGFLENSMLSFSMDFYQEKRDQILLNRLSLPSWFGVDAKQQNLGATETRGYEFELNYTNHINNKLWYWIKAAYSRTDNRIVERDEPLLKPEYQKMAGKRIDERFGYTSVGYIQDVDDRMAAPRYGNGIFGLGDVMYVDFNGDGNIDQMDMVPMAFPGNYPLNTFNFGGGLSYKGFDLDFNFQGATQMSRNFVDAYLWPLHRLGNQIFDYQFDYWTPDNTDARYPALHMDANRTHNNIKDGDNTTTSVRDASYLRLKSAQIGYVLPERLLKPLKIDNLRFFLRGTNLLSWSPDLPMGDPEGADGGNGAITFGYYPIIRRFTLGLELSF is encoded by the coding sequence ATGAAAAAAACATTACCAGAATCAGTAATTTTTTTTACTGTTAAAAAGTTGTTTTTGCTTCTGTTCTTATTGTTCTTTTTAGGGCCTCCCATAGCCTACAGGGCAATTGGGGCCAGCAATTTTTTTGGAAGCAATCATTTAGCTGTCCCAGGTGATTATCCCAAAATGAGTGATCTGAAAAGTGCCATGGAGCAGACGATCAAAGGAAGAGTCCTTGAAAAAGAAACGGGAGAGCCATTGCCTGGAGTTGCGATTATGTTGAAAGGGACTTCTGTAGGCACCATCACCGATTTGGATGGGAACTATAGTTTAACCATTCCGGAAGGTCAAGAAAATCCCGTACTTGTGTTCCGGTCATTGGGATATTTACCCATAGAGATGGCGGTTAGCGGCAAATCTCAAATAGACGTGGAAATGGCTTCGAGTATGGAAAATCTCGATGAAGTAGTCGTGGTCGGCTATGGGGTACAGGAAAAGGAAAGTTCATTGGCATCTATTTCACAGGTTACGGGTGAGGATCTGCAGAAAAATGGTGCGGTCTCCCTGTCCAATGCCCTTACGGGTAGGGCTCCTGGCGTTTTTACTGTACAAACTTCCGGAGAACCCGGAGCAGATGCTGCCCGGTTACTGATTAGAGGTAAGTCTTCGTGGGTTGATAATAGCCCCCTTGTGCTGGTGGATGGTGTAGAGAGGAATTATAATGATATAGATCCCAATGAGGTTGAAACTATTTCTATTCTGAAAGATGCATCCGCTACGGCCGTATTTGGTGTGAAGGGAGCAAACGGTGTAATTTTGATCACCACCAAACGAGGCAGGGAAGGAGCCATTAAACTCAACTATTCCTCAGAGCTAAGTTTAAAAGACCCCTTGCTTAGGAGAAATATGGCGGGGAGCTATGAGACTGCTTTGGTCATGAATGAAGCCTATAAAAATGATGGCAGTTGGAATTCCCTTATTCCAGAGTCAATTTTGGAGCATTACCGAGTTCAGGATATGCCCTATATTTATCCCAATACGGATTGGGAGGAAATAACGATCAGGGATTATGGTTATGCCCAAAAGCACAATTTGAATTTTTCGGGAGGAACTAAATTTGCAAAAATATTCACCTCCCTGAGTTATCTGTATGATGGAGATATTTATAAGACCATAGAGAATCCATTATATGATCCTGAATTCAAATACAACAGGTATAATTACAGGACGAATATTGATATTGATATTACCTCTTCCACCAAGTTGTCGTTGGATGCCGGAGGATATGTAGGGGTCAAAAACTCACCAAATGAAACAGCAGGAATTAGGATAAACCGGCCAATTTTTATGCTGGGACCAATGGAAATCCCTCCATTTTATCCAGCCTCAGTACTCGATCAATATCCGGATCATGTTTTTCCTGATGAAACCGGCTTAAGGTACTCTACCACTGGAATCATGAATGCCAATAACCCATACAATGCATTGAATAATAGTGGTTTTAGGCAGGTGAAGACAACCGAGCTCAATACCACTTTGAAATTGCGCCAAAAGCTTGATTTTATTACTGAAGGTCTGGCGGTACAAGGCAGGTTAGCCTATAACCATGTGGAAGGATACCAGAAAAACTATAATGTGGATGAGGTGGCCTATAAGCTGCTTCCGGATGGTACCTGGGAAAGGTATAAGGGAAGGGATAACCAAGATAACCACGGTCCCAAACTGCCAATTTCTCCTGGCGATGAATTTATCAATAGAGGGCCTTTTAGGAGCACCTATTATGAGGCGTCTATAAACTATGCCAGAAAATTCAACAGACATGATGTAACTGCATTGTTTTTGGGAAATAGAAGGACTTGGCAAAATGATGTTGATTTCCCACATTATGAAGAAGGAATTGTGGGAAGGGTGACCTATAACTATCATAAAAAATACTTGGTGGAAGTAAATATGGGATTGAATGGATCCGAACAGTTTGCTCCCAAGCACCGCTATGGATTTTTCCCTTCCTATGCTGTGGGCTGGAACCTGCACAATGAAGACTTTGTGAAATCATTATTTCCATTTTTGACCAAGGCAAAAGCCAGGTATTCTTATGGCGAGGTGGGATATGATGGTGCCGGTGGGCAAAGGTGGCTGTACACTTCCACTTATGTCAATGGGGGCACCAATCCAGAAAATTATTTACCAGGCACAAAATCTAATTCAGGCTATAATATCACCCCGATCTTGGAAGGACAGGTGGCCAATATCAATGCTACATGGGAAAGGGCCATCAAGCAGGATCTGGGATTTGAATTTGGCTTTCTCGAAAACAGCATGTTAAGTTTTAGCATGGACTTTTATCAAGAGAAAAGGGATCAGATTCTTTTGAATAGGTTGTCCTTGCCTTCTTGGTTTGGTGTGGATGCCAAGCAACAGAACCTTGGCGCCACTGAAACACGAGGTTATGAATTTGAGCTTAATTATACCAACCATATCAATAATAAACTTTGGTATTGGATCAAGGCCGCATACAGTCGTACAGATAACAGAATTGTGGAGCGTGATGAGCCCTTGTTAAAACCTGAATATCAGAAAATGGCCGGTAAGCGCATAGATGAACGGTTTGGTTATACTTCAGTAGGTTATATTCAGGACGTAGATGACCGAATGGCGGCACCAAGATATGGAAATGGGATTTTTGGACTTGGTGATGTGATGTATGTTGATTTCAATGGTGATGGAAATATTGACCAGATGGACATGGTGCCTATGGCTTTTCCGGGCAATTACCCTTTGAATACGTTTAATTTTGGAGGAGGATTGAGCTATAAGGGCTTTGATCTGGACTTTAACTTCCAAGGAGCCACACAGATGTCCAGAAACTTTGTAGATGCTTATTTGTGGCCTTTGCATCGTTTGGGCAACCAGATTTTTGACTACCAGTTTGATTATTGGACGCCAGATAACACGGATGCAAGATATCCTGCCTTGCATATGGATGCCAATAGGACCCATAATAATATAAAAGATGGAGATAATACCACTACCAGTGTAAGGGACGCCTCTTACTTGCGTTTAAAATCGGCACAAATCGGCTATGTTTTACCAGAAAGGCTGCTTAAGCCATTAAAGATCGACAATCTCCGCTTTTTTCTTAGGGGAACCAACCTGCTTTCCTGGTCTCCAGATTTGCCCATGGGCGATCCGGAAGGGGCCGATGGAGGGAACGGAGCCATCACCTTTGGCTACTACCCGATCATCAGAAGATTCACTTTAGGCTTGGAGCTGTCATTTTAA